A window of Staphylococcus lloydii genomic DNA:
TTATCGTTTATATTACCTGCCATCATTCATATTTTTGCACCTTCTACTAATCCAATTTTAATCGTTGTATTTTTAAGTATCTATGTAGCATTTTATTCATTTACTTGGGCTCCGTTGACTTGGGTTATTGTAGGCGAAATATTCCCGTTAGCTATTAGAGGATTAGCATCTGGTGCAGCATCATCGTTAAATTGGATAGGTTCATTTTTAGTAGGTCTGTTATTCCCAATAATGACTGCATATTTTTCTCAACAATTAGTATTCGCTATTTTCGGTATCATTTGTTTAGTTGGTGTATTATTTGTGAAGATATGCTTACCAGAATCAAAAGGGCGAACTTTAGAAGAAATTGAAAAATTAGGAGAGTTAAAAGGGAAATCTAAAGTCCGAGCAAAAAATATTGATAAAAACGAAATATCACAATTAAAATAAAATAAAGCCACCTATTTTCTATCTAAATAGGTGGCTTTGTTTATAAGTTATTTATGTTTTTAATTAAATGAAATATTTTTGAGTTATATGTAAAATCGCATATGTCTTTATTTCATATTTAATTCTCATTTTGACAGCTTAAAATGAAATATGTTACTTTTAGATAGAACGATTATTCTAGTTGGATGAGTGGAGCTTATGTCGAAGAAAAAAGATGATTTATTACAAGTTGCTGAAAGGTTATTTTATGAAAATGGCTTTAATGGCGTAGGTTTAAAACAAATAATTAAAGAGGCTAATGTTGCTACGATGACGTTGTACAATCATTTTGACTCTAAAGAACAATTAATTGAAGAGATTTTAAAGCAACGTGAACAACGGTATTGGCATTACTTGGATGAAAATGTAAAACAAAATTCATCTGAACCTTTTATTGCTGCCGTTAATGGCCATTGTAAGTGGCTAAATGATTACTCATATACGGGTGATATGTTTATGCGTGCAATAGAAGATTATACTGATGCTGACAATCAAATTGAATCTATAGCTAGGGGTCATAAACAACGTTTGCTCAACTATTTAGAAAATCTGGCAAATGCTTCAGGTTTTAAAAATGATCACGATTTAGCTATTCGTTATACGATGTTGATGGAAGGTACGACTTCGATGACAACGCTAATTGGAGTAGAAGAAGCAACGAAGCACGCATTATATGTAGCTAATCTATTTATCGATGAAGCTAGCTAAGTATAACAATGTAAAGCGCGAGATTGACTAATCATCAATCTCGTATCATTTTACTATAAAGTAGAATGAACGTTCTATATAAAAAAGGAGTATGTATTATATGAAATTCTCTAAATTAGTATTACCAGGCATTGCTATGATAGCAACTACGTATGGTTTAGGCCGTTTTAGCTTTGGTTTATTCTTACCTAATATCGGCCGTGATATGGGATTAAGTGCCTCAAGTTCAGGATTAATATCGTCGTTATTCTATTTATCTTATTGTTTTACAATTGTATATTCTACTTTACGCACTAATAAAGTTGGTCCTAAAAACATGATTATGTTATCCGGTTTGAGTGTGCTCATTGGATTAGTATTGATTGGTACTGCACCAAATGGTTTAATGCTTTCACTAGGAGTAATATTTGCTGGTGCGAGTACGGGTTTAGTTTCGCCTCCCTATGGTTATACTATTTCGCTATGGATTAAATGGCCTGAACAAGGTAAGGCAAATACGTGGATTAATTCGGGAACTAGTTTTGGTTTAATGTTCACGGGTCTTACCGCAATGGTTATTTTTTTAGACTGGAGAATGACATATTTAATATATAGTGTCATCGCCTTAATCGTTTTAATTTGGAATTTTTATGCTATTCCTGCATTGAATAAAAATATTAAAATTGAAACAGGATCTCTAAATATTAGAGATATTAATACGAGTAAGAAAATAATAATTGCATCAACGGTATTAGGTTTTTCTACTGCTCCATTTTGGACATTTTCGAAATCATTTATTGAGCATGCTGGTAACTATTCAAATACTGCATTATCTATATTTTGGATTTTGATTGGTGTTTTAGGTGTAATAGGTGGTATATCAGGTAGTATTATCGATAAACAAGGACTACGTTTTGCTTATATATTCGGCGTTACACTTTTATCAATAGCTTCAATTTTATTGGTGTTTACTTCTAAAGTATGGATAATACCATTTATTGCTTCCTCACTCTTCGGCGCAAGTTATATCTTTTTAACAGGCGTATTATTAGTATGGGGTGTGAAAATATTTGTGAAAAATGCTTCGCTAGGGATTGGCATTCCATTTTTAATGTTAGCTGTTGGTCAGGTAATAGGCTCAATGATAGCTGGAACATTAATAGATAGCCTCAATTACGCTGTGACATTTATGGTTTATGGCATAGTAGGACTAGTTGCATTGGCAATGTATCCAAAAGTAGAAGTGACACCAAGTAGAGTAGAGAATGATCAAGAATATACTAAAATGCAGCAAGAAAATAGAGAAGTTATTGAACAAGAATTCAATACTTAAAAATGAGTGCCAATTACCCTGTGTAGTTGGCACTTTTTTAATTTGTACAAAATTTCAAAAGAATACTCACAGTGATAGTGAAAAATGTTATATTGTATGTGACATATTATCAGTCTTTAAGTTAAAGGAACGGTGTATAGGTGACAATTCGATTTCAAGTGAGTATTCATACGAATGGTTATCACAAATTGTGATTTTAAAAAGGAAGAGGGTTAATATCATGACTTTAGATAAAGAACAAAGGCGTATTACAAGTGAAGAATTGATTGCAAATTTTGAACAATCTTCACTTACGGAAGAAGATTTAGCCCACCAAATGAATATATCTGTTTCACAGGTAGAAAAGGTATTAAATATGGATGCATCAAATGGCTTTTTTGCCGATAAATTACAAACATTTATTCATCTCGTGTGGGATGTACGTGATGCAATCGATAATGATATTAGAGATCATGGGGAAGTGCCAAGTGGTTATACTTATTTACAAGGCGAAAAGGAAGACTACTGGTTTTTACAATAAAATCAATAAAAAGGAAAAGTAACTATATTGTTACTTCTCCTTTTTATTTTATACAAGCCCTTGAATACGCAAGATTATCTCTGCTACTACCGCTGAGCCTATGTATGTACTAATTAAGACTACCATGCCTACAATAATTGTTTTCCAACCTAATTTAGCGAAGTCGGCCCAAGAATTACCGATAGACACACCTGCATATGCTACTACTGGTGTTGCAAGTGACATAAGATCAACTTTTTCGGTCCAATGAACAATATATGTTGAGCCTGGAAAACCAGGAATTGTAATGATTAGACCAATGATACCGATGTAGGCAATACTGGGAATGTTTAACGGAATAACGTTACTCAAAATTAATCCAACTAAAGCGATTAGCATGAGCACTAATATACCTGGCAGTCCTTTAAGCATTGACGTATTATAGCCAATTAAATTACTGAGTAGTGCGATAAACCCAACGACACATAATGTTAGTATCCAATTTGTAACTTTAGATGACATGCTCATCACTCCTTATTTTTGCTGAATTTACTTTTCACTTTCATAACGCCTGCGTAGTATTTTTGCGTTAATGGCAGTGCGATAAGTATTCCCATATACAGTCCTGTCACAGAAGTAAGTAAATTACTAACGCCTGAAAAAGCTGTAATTGTACTTGCTTGATGTGGATATATTTCTACTAATGGTCCTAAAGCGGCAGCCGTCATTACGCCACTCCCCACACCGGTTGCCATTGCATAAGCTAAAGGACTTAAAGGAATGATAGATATAATTAATCCAGCAAAAATACTGAAAAATATTGCACCGAAAATTGTGCCAAATATGTACATCGACATGACACCACGCCACTCTGGAGAACTAATACCAAATTTTTCCGTTATTAATGCAAGGTTTGGTTCTCGACCAATAGAATGCGTCATACCAATCGACTCTCTTTTGAGACCTAATAATACAGCCAGTGGTAAAGAGATAAAAATTGTCCCAAGATTACCTATTTCTTGTAAAATCAACGCGGGTCCTGCAGAGATGATTTTCGGTAAGGCAGGTCCAGCTTCGACACCAAATTTAGCTATTAATAATGCGACTGATATGAAAACTAATGGCTCAGAATTTTTAGCCTGTTTTCTTTTTACGAGTGGTGTGAAGTACGCGATTAAACCTAGTAAAACAGCGTAGACCACGGGTAATAATAATATAGAAGAGAAGCCTAATGGTATTTTATGTGCCCCAATTACTTCAGAGATAACCATAATAACCAATACTAATAGATGTAGCCGCCAATCTTTCCACAATTTATTTTCATTTTCCATAGAAAGACCTCCCTTTTAAATATCTGAAAATTCAAATAATATACTTATTTTAACGATGTCTTACTAAAATTAAAAGGGTGGATTAAAAAAATACAAAATTTTATTGTTTGAAATAGTTTAATATTTAAAGATAAATAGCTAACTGCGCAAAAAGTGCATGCTAATGAAATAAGCACAGAACAATTCAATCAATGTATATATAAATAATAAAAAGAAGCGGATCAATGCTCATATTTGCATTGATTCGCTTCGAATAATTGAGAGGTATTGTTTTAAAAACTATCTGTTAGTCTGTTTGTGTTTTAGGTGTCTTGTTGTTAAATCGTTTCATGTATGTGCCAAGTCTCCATATATATTCTAGTGGACCATATTTAAAGAATTTAAGCCAAATTGTTGATGCGATTAATTGTAATACATAGATAATTATACAAATAAATAATGTGTCAGTGATGTTAATATGATGTTTGCTAAATATTAATAAAGATACCCATATTAATAATGTTTGTCCAATATAATTTGTCAGAGCCATTCTTCCGTAAAAGCTTAATGGTGCTAAGACATTGCCAAATAATCTAGTTTTAACGATGAGTAGTAAGACTGAAACATAAAATAACGCTATGAATGGGCTAGTAATAACAATCAGATGATTGTAAAAATCTAGTTGTTGTGTGTAATTTGTAAGGTCTTGATCTTTCAATGTGTACCCAGCTAATTTGTAACTAGGATATACGTATGTTTTGCTTAATATTATCCAACAAGCAATTGAAATCAGGCCAGAAGCAGATGCTAATATAATTAATAATTTAGTTTTAATATTTTCAAAAAGACAGAATTGACCTGCTGTAAGACCTAATAAAAAGTATGGAATTGGCAATAATGTTTTACTGCCTAAATATAAACAAATAACTAAGAAAATTAATCCAAGAACTAAGTGATATATTTATTTAAATAAAAACATGGTATTAATATTAATCCAAATATAGCGTATAACAGCAAAGCTTCTCCAGGTTGAAGCAATTGGTGTAACAGTCCGAATACTGCTAAAATGGCTAATCTTCTCAGGAAGACAAAATTACTATTTAAATCTTTTTGCTTTAGGTTACGTATGAAAATATAAAAGCCAACGCCAAATAAAAACGAAAAGATAGTAAAGAATTTATCTTCGACAAAGAAGTCTATAAATTGTAAGTATTTAACTTGGTCAAGGTTGTTCGCTGTCGGGAATTTATACAAGGTAATGATATTAGTTAAAATGATTCCTAATAATGCAAAACCTCGCATATAATCTAATTCTGAAATTCTTTTGGATTTGTAGTTCATATTTTACTCCGTATGTTTTATTTTATAAATGTATTGCTTAAGCCATGATTAATATTATCAAATTCATCTCGAGATACAACTAACAAATATGTCACATTAAGGTGACTGTGATAGGCAATCGCGCATCAAAAAGCTCATATTAAAAAGCACACCTATAGTTAAAATTCAGCTATAAGTGTGCTTCTAATTTTATAAATTCATCATTTTTTCTTCTTGTATGATTCTTGTATATAAGAAATATGCATACGGTATAAGTAACACGCTAGTGTATGTCGCATGTGTGAGTAACAGTACTCCGATGAGTTCAGGTACGATATTTAAATAATAATTAGGGTGTTTTGTTATTTTGTAGAGTCCTGATTTTACGATGGGGTGTGCTGGTAAGATAAATAATTTAAGGGTCCAGATAGAACCTAAAGTTTTAATAACATGGAATAGGGTGGCATATCCGCAGATAAGTAATATTAACCCTACACCATTAAACAGGCTAAAAGTGTCTTTGTTGATAAGTGCTTCGATTGCTGCACCTACATATATTAGGATATGATTTAATGCAAGATACTTTGAGTTTTGCGCACCGTATTCTTTTGCCCCATTTTGGATTAATTGCTGTGTGTGGTTAATTGAAATTTTCAAGCTGTATAACCGCACAATAAAAAATAAGAGTAGAATTGTGAAAGTCATGTTGTCCTCCAAGTGATGTTCATAGATGTGTATGTACTCTCAAGGCTTAGTTGCAGTTGTTAACTACCACAGAAGACTTTGAAGTGCATTTATAAGGTTATTTTAAGGGGTTACGACGTCAAATGCTATTAAATATTTATTAACTATTAACTTTTCAACAAAAATTTATTTAATTGTAAAATCAGTTAAAAGTTTTGATAAATAAGAAGAGTGGGTAAGTGAATTAAGAAGTTAATTATAAAAGGAGTTTTATCGTGAAAAAGGGTACTGACTTAAACAAAATGTTGGTTTCGTTAGACGGACAGAAATATGGTGCCTATAAACGTGTTAAAGGCATATATCAATTTGAACAATTTTGCTTAGCAATAGATCATGTGCAAGTTGATCCTTTCGCACCACCTAGTAAGATGCGAATTTTAATAAGCCGTCAGACTGCCGGTATACCAAATGATTTATTAGATACACAAGATAAGTTGACTGCCGTGGCCGATTTTCTCACACGTAACGTCAAAGACAGTATTCAAGATGCTATTAAAACAAACAATGGTAAGCCACCCAAAGTTTTTATAGATAATTGCGGTCAAGAAATCTTAACACGCAGTGCGGTAGTAGTTAATGAACAAGATATCGAAGTACGACTTGAAGTAGGTTTACCAGCAGCTGGAAGAAAAATATTAGGTAAGGCAGCGACACATATCTTAACTGACTTGTTACCTAACATTGTTAACCAGGGACTGTTGTATCAAAATATTGATCATCAAGCACTTAAACAACAAGTTACATTGATGATAGATCAACAATATATAAGACAAATGCTAGAGAATCAAAATTTAGTAGCTTTTGTCGCTAATAACTCCGTCTTACCGCGTAAGAGTGGAGTTTCGGATAAAGCGATGAAAGGCGCAGTAGCTTTTACTAGTCCTCAAAATATGGAAATCACGTTGCATTTGCCTAGCGGTAAATCGGTGACAGGCATGGGTGTGCCAGAAGGTATTACACTAATAGTTGGGGGTGGCTTTCATGGAAAGTCGACCTTGTTACAAGCATTAGAACGAGGTATATATAATCATATTGTGGGTGACGGTCGTGAGTATGTTATTACACGTCATGATGCAATGAAAATCAGAGCAGAGGACGGTAGGAATATTGAAAAAGTTAATATTAGACCTTTTATCAACAATTTACCGGGAAATAAAGATACTAGGCAATTCTCAACTGAAAATGCGAGTGGCAGTACGTCACAGGCAACGAATGTGATGGAAGCGTTGGAAGCAAACACTTCACTTCTCTTGATTGATGAAGATACTTCTGCCACGAACTTTATGATTAGAGATGGACGCATGCAACAATTAATTGCGCCTGAAAAAGAACCTATAACACCATTTGCTAGTAAGGTGAAACCTCTATATGACGATTATCACGTATCTACGATATTGATTGTTGGTGGTTCAGGTGATTATTTTGAAGTTGCCGATCAAGTATTGATGATGGATGAATATGTATTAAAAGATGTGACCCAAGAAGCTAAAGACATAGCACAATCTGCAGGTTACGAACGTGAAAATATTTCACAGGATGAATTTGGAGATTTACCAGCAAGAATACCTCTGAAATCAAGTTTTAATAAAAAAGGAAAAGACGCTCGGTTTAAGGCTAAGGGACAAGAGCAAATTTTATATGGCAAAGAATCTATTGATATCACAGGTTTAGAACAACTCGTGGATATGAGCCAAACAGAATGTCTTGCCATGTTGATTGATTATTATCAGCAACATCTTTTAAATGAACAAGACACATTAAAACAAGCTGCGGACAAACTATATAATTTCATCGATGAAAAAGGACTAGATGCGATTTCACCGCATAGTGGTCATCCAGGAAATCTAGCCTTACCACGCAAACAAGAGTTTTGCTCAGCATTAAACCGTTATAGAGGCTTGAAAGTGCAAGGTTAATAAATAAACGAAAAGCTAAGACATATTATATGTCTTAGCTTTTTTAATTTTCATCTCGATAGGTGACGTTATTCCGATCGAGTGCTGATTCAAGTTGTTTCAAGTTTTCCACCGTGGAAGTTGAAAAATCATTACCAATTTTAAGAATCATGGCATCGATTAATGCGATGATTGGTAGAATAGAAAAATGATTTTTTTGCACGGCAACTTTTAGTGTCACGGTTGCATATTCAAGTAATGGAGACGAATCATAATCTGTAATTAATATAATAGGTATATTTAAACTAGATGCCTCTTTTACTGCGTTAATCACAGAATTAGTATAAGGCTCAAAGGCAAATACAATAAGGACATCGTTAGGTTTTAATTTAATAATTTTATCAAACATAGCATCTAAATCATGGCTTAATTGATGAATATTAAAGTAAAACTCGTTCAGTAATTGTTCCAAATATAACGCTGTTGCTTTATAAGGTCTTGTACCTAAAATACTAACGCTATCAGCATTTTCAATATATTCTATTGCATGATTGAAATTGCTTGCGAGTTCATCTTTTAAAGATTGATTCAGTAGTTGAACGCTTCTATCCCATACAGTCGTTAATGGATCGGCATGATGTTGCTCACTTTCAATAAATGCTGTTTGCAATGTGAATTTGGTATCATTCGGCAGCGCTTCGTTATAAATGTCTTTACGGAAATCGTTAAAATTTTCATAGTCTAATGCATGAATAGTGCGCATTACTGTAGAAATACCAACATCGGCTTTTTGTGATAATTCTTTAATAGTAGTTAGTCCAAGATGTTCAAAATTTTTCAATATATAATCACATAATTTTTGTTGCTTTTTTGGCAACTGCTTTTTATTATTTAATAATTTCTTTTTCAAGGGGATTCCCATTACAACAGAACTCCGTTTCCGTTAATAGTTTAAAACCATAATACCAGTTTATGTAGGATATTTAAAAGAAGTTTGTGTCCAATTTAAATTTTAAAAGAACAAAAAAGTTCCGTTTTTAAATGTAAGGGTTTACATTTGTTCAAAATGGTGCTAAGCTTTTGATAATTTAAATTAAGGAGGATTCACATATGAAAAATTTTGAATTTTCACAACTTAAACCGAAAGTTCAGGAATTTTTAAATAATGAAATACCGCTATACATTAATGGTGAATACCAAAAGGCTTCTAGCAACGCTTCATTTGAAGTGCTTGATCCATCAACTGGCAAGCAAATTGCTACGGCAAGTGAAGCAAATGAAACTGACGTCAACTTAGCTGTTCAAGCTGCACGTAATGCTTTTGATAACGGTGAATGGACTCAAATGCCTGCACAAGAACGTTCAAACATCTTATATGAATTTGCGAGATTACTTAAAGCGCATAGGGAAGAACTCGCTGAACTGGAATCTATCGACAGTGGTAAAGTTTATGAAACGGCGTTGGCAGATGATATTGATGGTACAATTCAACAATTTGAATATTATGCTGGATTTGCAACACAAATTTCAGGCAAAACAACACAGATTTCTAATGATCTTGTCGCATATACACTACATGAACCCATCGGTGTCGTGGGACAAATTATTCCATGGAACTTCCCATTACTGATGGCGTCATGGAAATTGGGGGCTGCCTTAGCTGTAGGTTGTACGATTGTAATTAAACCAGCAATGGAAACACCTTTATCTCTTCTGTACGCAGCACAATTATTCAAAGAAGCAGGATTCCCTGATGGCGTGGTAAATATTGTGCCGGGTCCAGGACGAACTGTGGGTGAAGCTTTAACCAATCATACAGATGTCGACAAACTTGCATTTACTGGTTCAACTGCTGTTGGTACAGGAGTAATGAAAAATGCGGCTGAACAAATTAAAAACGTTACTCTTGAATTAGGTGGTAAATCACCTGCAATTGTACTTGATGACGCAGACTTAGAAGAAACGATTGAAGGTGTCTATAATGGTACGATGTACAATCACGGTCAAAACTGTAGTGCATGTACGAGAGTTTACGTTCAAAGAAATGTTTATGAAGATGTGATTGAAAAATTGAAACAACGTGCCTCTGAAGTACAAGTAGGGCCAAGTATGGATCCGAATTCTGATATGGGCCCACTTATTTCGGAAAGACAACAGCAACGTGTACTTGACTATATCGATAAAGGTAAAGAAGAAGGTGCAAAACTCCTTTGTGGCGGTAACAAAGTACATGATGCAGGTTATTATGTTGAACCTACAATTTTTGTAGACGTTGAAGATGATATGACAATTGCTCGAGAAGAAATTTTCGGTCCGGTAATGGTAGTATTTGTTTTCGATGAAGTTGATGAAGTCATCAATAGAGCAAATGACAGTGAATACGGACTAGCTTCTAGTGTATGGACACAAAACATTAAAAATGGTCATTATATATCAAATAAATTGAAAGCCGGTACAGTTTGGATTAATACGGTAGGTCAAGAACTTGAAACGATGCCATTCGGTGGTTATAAACAATCCGGTATAGGTAGAGAAATGGGCGGCGAATACGGTATTCAAAGCTATACTGAAGTGAAAAGCGTCATGATTAATATTGACTAAAAAAATAAAAGCGAGGGAACTGATTATGAATAAAAAACCATATGGAATGATAGCAGCTTTACCAACACCAATGAATAGTAATGGAGAAATTGATTATGCAAGTTATGAAAAATTAATTGAACACGTAATCAGCGGTGGCATCCACGGCGTACTTGTAGGCGGTAGCGGCGGCGAGTATTCTTTAATGTCATTTGAAGAGCGTAAGGAAATTATCAAATTTGTTACAGAAAAAGTTAATGGTCGAGTACATGTAATGGCCGGTACAGGTTGTCACCGAACAGTCGATGCAATCAATTTAACACAATATGCTGAAGCAGTAGGTGCTGATTTTGCATTAGTACTTCATCCATATTATATGCCAACAAGTGACGAAGGCATTTTAGCATATTACCAAGCTATAGCTGACAATACTAACATTGGTCTTGTTATTTACCATTATCCTGAAGCTACTGGCATTGAATTGTCTCCAGAAGTTTTAGCTAAAATTAGTAAATTAGATCATGTGGTTGGTATTAAAAATACTGCCGACGGTATCCACACTTCTAAATTATTAGAATTAGTTAAAGATGATGACACTTTTGCTTTATTGAATGGTTATGAAGATCTATTTTTACCTACGTTAGCAATCGGTGGTGAAGGTGCCATTGGTGTCGCTCCAAATTTAGTGCCTGATAAAGTAGCCAAAATATATGAATTAGTACAAAACAACGATATCCAAAAAGCGATAGAAATTAATAAACAATTATTACCTTTATTTAACATTATAGAAGAAGATGTAATTCCTGGTACTGTAAAAGCTGGCTTAAAAGCGTTAGGCATTTTTGATACAACAACTTGTCGCGAACCATTAACGTCTCCTTCCAAAGCATACGAGCAAAAAATTGCACAGTTATTAGAAACGCTTAACTAAGACGTAGTAGAGAAAAATAGTAAACGAAGAAGGTGCTTATATATGAAAGACGTGATTATTGTAGGCGGAGGATTAGCAGGATTATCAGCGGCATGGAGATTAAAAGATCATGATATTTTACTACTAGAATCCGAAGACCGTGTAGGTGGTCGAGTGATGTCTGAACGACGTGGCAACTATTGGATGAACTGGGGCGGTCATGTTTATGCCGGAAAAGGTTCAGCGACCGATGAATTATTAAAATCAGTTGGTGTGAAGGCACTACCTGTTCCTGGCAAACTTTCAGCAATGCAATTAAATGGTAAATTGTTATTAGATGGGCATGTCGAATTGTATCCGTTCAGAGTTTCAATGTCTTGGAAAGATCGTATTTCTATGTTGATTGCTGGTGCAAAAGTAAGAGGCGCAGTTTTAAAATATAGCAAAATAGCCAAAAGACGTGCGCATGAAGATTACTGTACACAACAACAACGTATATTTAACTTTATGAATGACAGAACGTTTTCTGATTTTACAGGAAAATTGCCTGAAGATGCAGATGCCATATTTAGACCTACTGTAAGTCGTTCAACTGGAGAACCTGAACAAATTTCTGCAGGTGCCGGGGTCGCATACTTTGATATGATTTGGAGTAAGGAAGACGGGTTAACACGTAATATAGTGGGAGGACCCTCAACTTTAACGAATACGATAGCGAGTCGTATTAAGGACAGTGTTGAGCTAAATGCGCATGTCCAAGAAGTTGTAAATAATGATGATTTTGTTAGTGTGAAGTATGAAAAAGACGGCAAAACTTATACTGAAATTGCACGTTATATTATTA
This region includes:
- a CDS encoding ABC-ATPase domain-containing protein, producing the protein MKKGTDLNKMLVSLDGQKYGAYKRVKGIYQFEQFCLAIDHVQVDPFAPPSKMRILISRQTAGIPNDLLDTQDKLTAVADFLTRNVKDSIQDAIKTNNGKPPKVFIDNCGQEILTRSAVVVNEQDIEVRLEVGLPAAGRKILGKAATHILTDLLPNIVNQGLLYQNIDHQALKQQVTLMIDQQYIRQMLENQNLVAFVANNSVLPRKSGVSDKAMKGAVAFTSPQNMEITLHLPSGKSVTGMGVPEGITLIVGGGFHGKSTLLQALERGIYNHIVGDGREYVITRHDAMKIRAEDGRNIEKVNIRPFINNLPGNKDTRQFSTENASGSTSQATNVMEALEANTSLLLIDEDTSATNFMIRDGRMQQLIAPEKEPITPFASKVKPLYDDYHVSTILIVGGSGDYFEVADQVLMMDEYVLKDVTQEAKDIAQSAGYERENISQDEFGDLPARIPLKSSFNKKGKDARFKAKGQEQILYGKESIDITGLEQLVDMSQTECLAMLIDYYQQHLLNEQDTLKQAADKLYNFIDEKGLDAISPHSGHPGNLALPRKQEFCSALNRYRGLKVQG
- a CDS encoding aldehyde dehydrogenase family protein; the protein is MKNFEFSQLKPKVQEFLNNEIPLYINGEYQKASSNASFEVLDPSTGKQIATASEANETDVNLAVQAARNAFDNGEWTQMPAQERSNILYEFARLLKAHREELAELESIDSGKVYETALADDIDGTIQQFEYYAGFATQISGKTTQISNDLVAYTLHEPIGVVGQIIPWNFPLLMASWKLGAALAVGCTIVIKPAMETPLSLLYAAQLFKEAGFPDGVVNIVPGPGRTVGEALTNHTDVDKLAFTGSTAVGTGVMKNAAEQIKNVTLELGGKSPAIVLDDADLEETIEGVYNGTMYNHGQNCSACTRVYVQRNVYEDVIEKLKQRASEVQVGPSMDPNSDMGPLISERQQQRVLDYIDKGKEEGAKLLCGGNKVHDAGYYVEPTIFVDVEDDMTIAREEIFGPVMVVFVFDEVDEVINRANDSEYGLASSVWTQNIKNGHYISNKLKAGTVWINTVGQELETMPFGGYKQSGIGREMGGEYGIQSYTEVKSVMINID
- a CDS encoding isoprenylcysteine carboxyl methyltransferase family protein translates to MTFTILLLFFIVRLYSLKISINHTQQLIQNGAKEYGAQNSKYLALNHILIYVGAAIEALINKDTFSLFNGVGLILLICGYATLFHVIKTLGSIWTLKLFILPAHPIVKSGLYKITKHPNYYLNIVPELIGVLLLTHATYTSVLLIPYAYFLYTRIIQEEKMMNL
- a CDS encoding DUF3100 domain-containing protein codes for the protein MENENKLWKDWRLHLLVLVIMVISEVIGAHKIPLGFSSILLLPVVYAVLLGLIAYFTPLVKRKQAKNSEPLVFISVALLIAKFGVEAGPALPKIISAGPALILQEIGNLGTIFISLPLAVLLGLKRESIGMTHSIGREPNLALITEKFGISSPEWRGVMSMYIFGTIFGAIFFSIFAGLIISIIPLSPLAYAMATGVGSGVMTAAALGPLVEIYPHQASTITAFSGVSNLLTSVTGLYMGILIALPLTQKYYAGVMKVKSKFSKNKE
- a CDS encoding heparan-alpha-glucosaminide N-acetyltransferase domain-containing protein, producing MNYKSKRISELDYMRGFALLGIILTNIITLYKFPTANNLDQVKYLQFIDFFVEDKFFTIFSFLFGVGFYIFIRNLKQKDLNSNFVFLRRLAILAVFGLLHQLLQPGEALLLYAIFGLILIPCFYLNKYIT
- a CDS encoding DUF2316 family protein; its protein translation is MTLDKEQRRITSEELIANFEQSSLTEEDLAHQMNISVSQVEKVLNMDASNGFFADKLQTFIHLVWDVRDAIDNDIRDHGEVPSGYTYLQGEKEDYWFLQ
- a CDS encoding DUF418 domain-containing protein is translated as MPIPYFLLGLTAGQFCLFENIKTKLLIILASASGLISIACWIILSKTYVYPSYKLAGYTLKDQDLTNYTQQLDFYNHLIVITSPFIALFYVSVLLLIVKTRLFGNVLAPLSFYGRMALTNYIGQTLLIWVSLLIFSKHHINITDTLFICIIIYVLQLIASTIWLKFFKYGPLEYIWRLGTYMKRFNNKTPKTQTD
- a CDS encoding MurR/RpiR family transcriptional regulator, whose product is MGIPLKKKLLNNKKQLPKKQQKLCDYILKNFEHLGLTTIKELSQKADVGISTVMRTIHALDYENFNDFRKDIYNEALPNDTKFTLQTAFIESEQHHADPLTTVWDRSVQLLNQSLKDELASNFNHAIEYIENADSVSILGTRPYKATALYLEQLLNEFYFNIHQLSHDLDAMFDKIIKLKPNDVLIVFAFEPYTNSVINAVKEASSLNIPIILITDYDSSPLLEYATVTLKVAVQKNHFSILPIIALIDAMILKIGNDFSTSTVENLKQLESALDRNNVTYRDEN
- a CDS encoding MFS transporter translates to MKFSKLVLPGIAMIATTYGLGRFSFGLFLPNIGRDMGLSASSSGLISSLFYLSYCFTIVYSTLRTNKVGPKNMIMLSGLSVLIGLVLIGTAPNGLMLSLGVIFAGASTGLVSPPYGYTISLWIKWPEQGKANTWINSGTSFGLMFTGLTAMVIFLDWRMTYLIYSVIALIVLIWNFYAIPALNKNIKIETGSLNIRDINTSKKIIIASTVLGFSTAPFWTFSKSFIEHAGNYSNTALSIFWILIGVLGVIGGISGSIIDKQGLRFAYIFGVTLLSIASILLVFTSKVWIIPFIASSLFGASYIFLTGVLLVWGVKIFVKNASLGIGIPFLMLAVGQVIGSMIAGTLIDSLNYAVTFMVYGIVGLVALAMYPKVEVTPSRVENDQEYTKMQQENREVIEQEFNT
- a CDS encoding TetR/AcrR family transcriptional regulator, with the protein product MSKKKDDLLQVAERLFYENGFNGVGLKQIIKEANVATMTLYNHFDSKEQLIEEILKQREQRYWHYLDENVKQNSSEPFIAAVNGHCKWLNDYSYTGDMFMRAIEDYTDADNQIESIARGHKQRLLNYLENLANASGFKNDHDLAIRYTMLMEGTTSMTTLIGVEEATKHALYVANLFIDEAS